Proteins encoded within one genomic window of Lysinibacillus louembei:
- the thrS gene encoding threonine--tRNA ligase, with amino-acid sequence MSNQQVTIQFPNGEQKRFAKGVTLTDIAKAISPSLAKKSIVGSVNTMTTDLTRPILVDAEISLYDALSEQGLQAIRHSAAHLLAQAVKRLYPDAKFGVGPVIENGFYYDIEMAHTLVPEDLTIIEREMKKIASENFTVIRKEVSRAEAQQLFAHDALKLELLEAIPEDELVTVYEQGEFYDLCRGPHVPSTNKIQYFKLMNISGAYWRGDSNNQMLQRIYGVAFATKEQMQDYFIFVEEAEKRNHRKLGKELELFMFSEEAPGMPFYLANGQIIRNELESFLRQLQSKYDYQEVRTPLMMNQRLWEQSGHWQHYKENMYFTQVDGQKFALKPMNCPGHMLIYKNDLHSYRDLPIRMAEFGQVHRHEFSGALNGLLRVRTFCQDDAHIFATPEQIEDEIALALKIIDHVYKVFGFEYEIELSTRPDDYMGELALWEQAEQALENVLKRLDFTFKINAGDGAFYGPKIDIHIRDAIKRSHQCATVQLDFQMPEKFDLTYINADNEKVRPVIIHRAVFGSIDRFLGILIEHFGGAFPLWLAPKQVQLIGVSETYQPYVMEVQKALQEANIRVSLDSRNEKLGRKVRDAQLQKIPYILVLGDEEQQQQTVSVRAHNTLQTLPLQQFIEQVQREIVEKQLP; translated from the coding sequence ATGTCAAATCAACAAGTAACAATTCAATTTCCAAATGGCGAGCAAAAACGCTTTGCCAAAGGTGTTACGCTAACCGATATTGCAAAGGCAATCAGCCCAAGCTTAGCGAAAAAATCAATAGTAGGCAGTGTAAACACGATGACAACTGATTTGACACGACCAATTCTAGTGGATGCCGAAATTTCGCTTTATGATGCGCTGTCAGAGCAAGGCTTGCAAGCTATTCGTCATTCTGCCGCACATTTATTAGCACAGGCAGTGAAACGCTTGTATCCAGATGCCAAATTCGGAGTTGGCCCTGTCATTGAAAATGGCTTTTATTATGATATTGAAATGGCTCATACATTAGTGCCTGAGGATTTAACTATAATCGAACGTGAAATGAAGAAAATTGCGAGTGAAAACTTCACAGTCATTCGCAAGGAAGTCTCGCGTGCTGAGGCACAGCAGCTATTCGCACATGATGCCTTAAAGTTAGAGCTGCTAGAAGCAATCCCTGAAGATGAACTCGTAACAGTTTATGAGCAAGGAGAATTTTATGATTTATGTAGAGGGCCACATGTGCCATCCACAAATAAAATTCAGTATTTTAAATTGATGAATATTTCTGGTGCGTATTGGCGTGGTGATAGTAACAATCAAATGCTACAGCGTATTTATGGCGTTGCCTTTGCAACAAAGGAACAAATGCAGGATTATTTCATCTTTGTAGAGGAAGCGGAAAAACGCAACCATCGCAAGCTCGGAAAAGAGCTAGAGCTATTTATGTTTTCTGAGGAAGCACCAGGCATGCCGTTTTATTTAGCAAATGGTCAAATTATTCGCAATGAGCTAGAAAGCTTTTTACGCCAGCTACAGTCAAAATATGATTATCAAGAAGTTCGTACACCGTTAATGATGAATCAACGCTTATGGGAGCAATCAGGGCATTGGCAGCACTACAAAGAAAATATGTATTTTACACAGGTGGATGGGCAGAAATTTGCGCTAAAGCCGATGAATTGTCCAGGACATATGCTGATTTACAAAAATGATTTACACTCTTACCGCGATTTACCGATTCGCATGGCTGAATTTGGGCAAGTGCATCGCCATGAGTTTAGCGGCGCACTTAATGGCTTGCTACGTGTTCGCACATTTTGCCAGGATGATGCACATATTTTTGCAACACCCGAACAAATCGAAGACGAAATTGCACTTGCTTTAAAAATCATCGACCATGTCTATAAGGTGTTTGGCTTCGAATATGAAATCGAGCTATCAACACGTCCAGACGACTACATGGGTGAGCTCGCATTGTGGGAGCAGGCAGAGCAAGCACTAGAAAATGTGCTAAAACGTTTAGACTTTACATTTAAAATCAATGCAGGAGATGGTGCATTTTACGGACCGAAAATTGATATTCATATTCGTGATGCTATTAAACGTAGCCATCAATGTGCAACAGTGCAGCTCGATTTTCAAATGCCTGAGAAGTTTGATTTAACATATATTAATGCGGACAACGAAAAGGTGCGCCCTGTCATTATCCACCGCGCTGTATTCGGTTCAATTGACCGCTTCCTTGGTATTTTAATTGAACATTTCGGTGGTGCGTTCCCATTATGGCTTGCACCAAAGCAGGTTCAATTGATTGGGGTATCAGAAACATACCAGCCATATGTAATGGAAGTGCAAAAAGCGTTGCAAGAGGCAAATATCCGTGTTTCGCTAGATAGCCGCAATGAAAAGCTAGGTCGCAAGGTGCGTGATGCCCAGCTACAAAAAATCCCGTATATTCTTGTATTGGGAGATGAAGAACAGCAACAGCAAACAGTGAGCGTACGAGCGCATAATACATTACAAACACTACCTCTGCAACAGTTTATTGAGCAAGTTCAGCGGGAGATTGTGGAGAAGCAATTGCCTTGA